DNA sequence from the Acidimicrobiales bacterium genome:
GATCCGCCTGGTCTCGGCGCCGAAGCCGAAGAACCCGAACACGGCCCGCATGGCGTTGTCCATCATCTGGGCCCGGTTGGCCGCCGCGTAGTCCTGCGCCCACAGCATGTCGGCGATGTAGGCGGCGAACTCCGGGGTGCCCTCCACGAACCAGGCCAGGTCCGGGTCCTCCAGCCGCAGCTCGAGGTCCCTGGCCAGGCGCCGGGCCCTGGCGATGTGCATCTGGGCCAGCTGGTTGCCGATGCCGCGGCTGCCCGAGTGCAGCACCACCCACACCCGGGAACGTTCGTCCACGCACAGCTCGAAGAAGTGGTTGCCCGAGCCGAGGGTGCCGAACTGCTTGGCCGCCTTCACCGAGCGCTGGGTGCCCAGCTCGGTGGCGGGGCGGTGGGCCGACAGCCAGCGGTCGGCGTTGCGGCCCACATCGTCGTGGCCCTTGCCCACGCCCGCCGGGATGGCCTTCTCGACCCGGCCGAGCAGCGGCTCGAGGTCGTCCGGAAGCCGGTCTTCAGTGACGTCGAGCTCGGCTGCAATCATCCCGCACCCGATGTCCACCCCCACCGCCGAGGGGATCACCGCGTTCTTGGTGGGGATCACCGACCCGACGGTGGCGCCGATGCCCACGTGGGCGTCGGGCATGAGGGCGACGTGGCCCTCCACGATGGGCAGCCGGGCCGTCTTCTCGGCCTGGCGGATGGTGCCCGGGTCGATGTCGCGGGCCCAGGAGACGAGCTTGTCGTTGACAGTGGTGGGCATGGCGCTCCTCCCCTCAGTGTGTCGTGTCGTGCGGTCGGCGGGGGTCGAATTCGCACCTTCAGGGTGGCCTGGGATCCCCGCCGACTGACGGTCCGGGGCGAGCCGCCCACTGCCGGGGTGGGCCAGCCCCACCCTGTCCGGGTCGGTGGCCTCCTTGCCCTCCGGCCGTGGCGAGCGGACACTTGCCGTGTGGGAGCGGCGCGGAT
Encoded proteins:
- a CDS encoding RtcB family protein is translated as MPTTVNDKLVSWARDIDPGTIRQAEKTARLPIVEGHVALMPDAHVGIGATVGSVIPTKNAVIPSAVGVDIGCGMIAAELDVTEDRLPDDLEPLLGRVEKAIPAGVGKGHDDVGRNADRWLSAHRPATELGTQRSVKAAKQFGTLGSGNHFFELCVDERSRVWVVLHSGSRGIGNQLAQMHIARARRLARDLELRLEDPDLAWFVEGTPEFAAYIADMLWAQDYAAANRAQMMDNAMRAVFGFFGFGAETRRINCHHNFTTREVHNGAELWITRKGAIKADVGDLGVIPGSMGTRSYIVAGKGSPASWTSCSHGAGRRHSRTQAKKLFSRADLAAQMKGKVWLAGRADALIDEIPSAYKDIDQVMADQADLVEVRHTLHQVLNYKGT